Proteins encoded together in one Gemmatimonadota bacterium DH-78 window:
- a CDS encoding galactokinase family protein: MGASKRGEPGADAELGPPRDDRRIVRTPGRVNLLGEHIDYHDLDVLPMALDRGIEVRFTPRRDGVVRLENADPRFEAVEVPVRTELRSDAPGHWGNYVRAAVTAVAALAPERGRAREVGFGGFDGVVSADLPTAAGLSSSSALVVAVARALLQTHLDPAWTPPAPAQLAELLAAGERYVGTAGGGMDQAATLGGEPGRVMRVSFAPVRWIDRPLPAEWAVIVAHTGVRAEKSGSAREAYNALRARGEFARDTLAALLGTAQKYAALRTAAPTTDLLAQAERHLDPASAAVAEHVLTEADRVDAGWAALEAGDRRAFGTAMSGSHRSLTRRCGVGHSRLDALVQTALHAGADGARLTGAGFGGSIVALVAVDRADAVLQALRDGNRDAGLLPANAPVFRA; encoded by the coding sequence ATGGGGGCCTCGAAGCGCGGAGAGCCGGGGGCGGACGCCGAGCTCGGGCCGCCGCGAGACGACCGGCGAATCGTGCGCACCCCCGGCCGGGTGAACCTGCTCGGCGAGCACATCGACTACCACGACCTCGACGTGCTGCCGATGGCACTCGATCGAGGAATCGAGGTGCGCTTCACCCCGCGCCGCGACGGCGTGGTGCGGCTCGAGAATGCCGATCCGCGCTTCGAGGCGGTGGAGGTGCCGGTGAGGACCGAGCTCCGGTCCGACGCACCAGGTCACTGGGGCAACTATGTGCGCGCCGCCGTCACGGCGGTGGCGGCCCTCGCGCCCGAGAGGGGTCGCGCGCGCGAAGTGGGCTTCGGCGGGTTCGACGGCGTGGTATCGGCCGACCTGCCGACCGCGGCGGGACTGTCGTCGTCGTCGGCGCTGGTCGTGGCGGTGGCCCGCGCGCTGCTGCAGACCCACCTCGATCCCGCCTGGACCCCGCCCGCCCCCGCGCAACTCGCGGAGCTGCTGGCAGCCGGTGAACGCTACGTGGGAACGGCGGGCGGGGGCATGGATCAGGCGGCCACCCTCGGCGGTGAGCCCGGCCGGGTGATGCGGGTGTCGTTCGCGCCGGTGCGCTGGATCGATCGCCCTCTGCCCGCGGAGTGGGCGGTGATCGTGGCGCACACCGGGGTGCGGGCCGAGAAGAGCGGGAGCGCGCGCGAGGCCTACAACGCGCTTCGCGCGCGCGGAGAGTTCGCCCGCGACACCCTGGCGGCGCTCCTCGGCACGGCGCAGAAGTACGCGGCGCTGCGCACGGCGGCCCCCACCACCGACCTGCTCGCGCAGGCCGAACGCCACCTCGATCCGGCCTCCGCAGCGGTCGCGGAGCATGTGCTCACCGAGGCCGACCGGGTCGACGCCGGCTGGGCGGCTCTGGAGGCGGGCGACCGCCGCGCCTTCGGCACGGCCATGAGCGGCTCGCATCGCTCGCTCACCCGGCGCTGCGGCGTGGGCCATTCGCGCCTCGATGCGCTCGTACAGACCGCCCTCCACGCCGGAGCCGACGGGGCCCGCCTCACCGGCGCCGGTTTCGGGGGCTCGATCGTCGCGCTCGTGGCGGTCGATCGGGCGGACGCGGTGCTCCAGGCGCTTCGCGACGGGAATCGTGATGCGGGATTGTTACCCGCGAATGCCCCGGTTTTCCGCGCCTGA
- a CDS encoding DoxX family protein, which translates to MSALPRLGQLLYAVPMAIFGLMHLMMGEMMAGAVPIPGGVLWVYLTGVALLLAAGAIITGKQAANAALGLAVFLLLTALMVHLPALMGGDQAAMGQVLKDIALAGGALILFGAVRGPDSA; encoded by the coding sequence ATGAGCGCGTTGCCGAGGCTTGGACAGCTGCTCTACGCGGTTCCGATGGCCATTTTCGGATTGATGCACCTCATGATGGGCGAGATGATGGCGGGCGCGGTGCCCATTCCCGGTGGGGTGCTGTGGGTGTACCTGACCGGCGTCGCGTTGCTGCTCGCCGCGGGGGCGATCATCACGGGGAAGCAGGCGGCGAACGCGGCCCTCGGTCTCGCCGTGTTCCTGCTGCTGACGGCGCTGATGGTGCATCTGCCCGCGCTGATGGGCGGAGATCAGGCCGCCATGGGGCAGGTCCTCAAGGACATCGCCCTGGCGGGCGGCGCGCTGATCCTCTTCGGTGCCGTGCGGGGACCCGACTCCGCCTGA
- a CDS encoding Gfo/Idh/MocA family oxidoreductase: MSRSPNPSDPSALDRRELLKLGALGVGAAAVGGLSGCTPTDEGATPGASAAGPGPVPGASAADAPSAAPPASIAAQAPSAPFRAPPMEVVRVGFVGVGLQGGGHVRNFMGIEGVEITALCDIDVPRMEEVASWVEDDGRPRPTLYGEGETDFVRMCETEDLDLVFTATPWRWHVPVCVAAMENGKHAATEVPAAYTIDDCWRLVEVAEAQRKHCVMMENCNYDRPEMMVFNIVKQGLLGDLLHAECGYLHDLRAIKFSDANEGLWRRDHSRERNGNLYPTHGLGPIANCMDINRGDQFSYLVSMSSPSRGLQDFAQENFPEGDPKRSEQFALGDVNASLIKTALGRTIYVVHDTNLPRPYSRIHMLQGSRGLFQGYPNRLHIAGRSPDHQWESYADVLAEFDHPLWRDLEEMSAGAGHGGMDFIEDYRLVKCLREGLPTDMNVYDAAALSAVGPLSEWSVANGSRPAAFPDFTRGRWQSYPAWEVVRA; this comes from the coding sequence ATGAGCCGTTCGCCGAACCCCTCCGATCCATCGGCCCTCGATCGCCGCGAGCTCCTCAAGCTCGGGGCGCTGGGCGTGGGGGCCGCCGCCGTGGGCGGGCTGTCCGGATGCACCCCGACCGACGAAGGCGCCACGCCGGGTGCATCCGCCGCGGGACCCGGCCCCGTTCCCGGCGCCTCCGCCGCCGACGCGCCTTCCGCCGCACCTCCCGCCTCGATCGCGGCGCAGGCCCCCTCCGCTCCCTTCCGCGCTCCGCCGATGGAGGTGGTGCGGGTGGGATTCGTGGGGGTGGGACTCCAGGGCGGCGGCCACGTGCGCAACTTCATGGGCATCGAGGGCGTGGAGATCACCGCCCTCTGCGACATCGACGTGCCCCGCATGGAGGAGGTCGCGTCGTGGGTCGAAGACGACGGGCGCCCCCGCCCCACCCTCTACGGCGAGGGCGAAACCGACTTCGTGCGCATGTGCGAAACCGAAGACCTCGACCTCGTCTTCACCGCCACCCCCTGGCGCTGGCACGTGCCGGTGTGCGTGGCCGCGATGGAGAACGGCAAGCACGCCGCCACCGAGGTGCCCGCGGCCTACACGATCGACGACTGCTGGCGGCTGGTGGAGGTGGCCGAGGCCCAGCGGAAGCACTGCGTGATGATGGAGAACTGCAACTACGACCGCCCCGAGATGATGGTGTTCAACATCGTCAAGCAGGGGCTGCTCGGCGATCTGCTGCACGCCGAGTGCGGCTACCTGCACGATCTGCGGGCGATCAAGTTCTCCGACGCCAACGAGGGGCTGTGGCGCCGCGACCACTCCCGCGAGCGCAACGGCAACCTCTACCCCACGCACGGGCTCGGGCCGATCGCCAACTGCATGGATATCAACCGGGGCGACCAGTTCTCCTACCTCGTGTCGATGAGTTCTCCGAGCCGGGGGCTGCAGGACTTCGCGCAGGAGAACTTTCCCGAGGGCGACCCGAAGCGGAGCGAGCAGTTCGCTCTCGGCGATGTGAACGCGAGCCTGATCAAGACGGCGCTCGGACGCACGATCTACGTGGTGCACGACACCAATCTGCCCCGCCCCTACTCGCGCATCCACATGCTCCAGGGGTCGCGCGGACTCTTCCAGGGCTATCCGAATCGACTCCACATCGCCGGGCGTTCGCCGGATCATCAGTGGGAGAGCTACGCCGACGTGCTGGCCGAGTTCGACCACCCGCTGTGGCGCGACCTCGAAGAGATGTCGGCCGGCGCGGGCCACGGAGGCATGGACTTCATCGAGGACTACCGTCTCGTGAAGTGCCTGAGAGAGGGACTCCCGACCGACATGAACGTCTACGATGCCGCCGCGTTGTCGGCGGTGGGTCCGCTGAGCGAGTGGTCGGTGGCCAACGGCAGCCGTCCTGCGGCCTTTCCCGACTTCACCCGCGGGCGCTGGCAGAGCTACCCGGCGTGGGAGGTGGTGCGGGCCTGA
- a CDS encoding DUF2334 domain-containing protein, protein MPARGADAGTPGEGAPPAVVSIHDVGPDTLDPVAELLDGIRPRAGTAVSLLVVPGLDWSAADLDRLRAWQAEGFELAGHGWIHHGPPRTPWHRVHGWLISRDQAEHLSRSEGEIEALMRAGVEWFAAHDLGTPELYVPPAWALGAIGEAALRRLPYRRIEVLRGFMAMNAGGAPAVAPCPLIGFEADTRFRAGALTVFNAASIRWARLRRRPLRIGFHPHDLSLRLRDGALASLDRGWRFLTSEEAVAELPEETLDAHRAD, encoded by the coding sequence ATGCCCGCGCGAGGGGCTGACGCCGGGACTCCCGGCGAGGGGGCGCCTCCCGCCGTCGTTTCGATCCACGACGTCGGGCCCGACACCCTCGACCCGGTGGCCGAGCTGCTCGACGGCATTCGGCCACGGGCGGGCACGGCGGTGTCGCTTCTGGTGGTGCCCGGCCTCGACTGGTCCGCCGCCGACCTCGACCGGCTTCGGGCATGGCAGGCCGAGGGCTTCGAGCTCGCGGGCCACGGGTGGATCCATCACGGACCGCCCCGTACCCCTTGGCACCGGGTGCACGGCTGGCTGATCTCGCGCGATCAGGCCGAGCACCTGAGCCGCTCGGAGGGGGAGATCGAAGCCCTGATGCGGGCGGGCGTCGAGTGGTTCGCCGCGCACGATCTGGGGACTCCGGAGCTGTACGTGCCCCCGGCGTGGGCGCTCGGGGCGATCGGCGAGGCGGCCCTGCGTCGACTGCCGTACCGGCGCATCGAGGTGCTGCGGGGGTTTATGGCCATGAACGCCGGGGGAGCACCCGCCGTCGCGCCCTGTCCACTGATCGGCTTCGAGGCCGACACCCGGTTCCGGGCGGGCGCGCTGACCGTCTTCAACGCCGCATCGATCCGATGGGCCCGCCTCCGGCGCCGGCCGCTGCGCATCGGCTTCCATCCGCACGACCTGTCGCTGCGCCTGCGCGATGGGGCGCTCGCCTCGCTCGACCGCGGCTGGCGGTTCCTCACCTCGGAAGAGGCGGTGGCGGAGTTGCCGGAGGAGACCCTCGACGCGCATCGTGCAGATTGA
- a CDS encoding glycosyltransferase encodes MTSPSAPAQRGPAPVGSGPRTEPAAGALRVLILSDAGRGRNGVGVYYDDLSEQLRERVGAVTLEAPPGDLEAAFEGRRFRMPGDPTQALHLPKVRPVWRRLKAWQPDVIVAATPWVFGIMALPLARATGAALCVGYHTQFDRIADLYWNGLVTRFARPLFHFWDRVLFRFADRVLVHNRELIDDARDGGARAVTLMGTPAASRFLAEPAPAAPDRIDSLVFVGRLAPEKRVDQVIEAARSHPTLAVHVIGDGPLEGTVREAAAQLPNLTAHGWVDRPRVLELLDGADALVLPSRFETFGTAAYEAMLRRRAVLVSPGCGLIHWPELRPGVFVMGEDEPVSDAIGRLRTAPELAAVAEAGCAAARTLNERTLDHWVSVLVDTVHARARG; translated from the coding sequence GTGACGAGTCCTTCCGCCCCCGCGCAGCGCGGCCCGGCACCCGTCGGATCGGGACCTCGGACCGAACCCGCGGCCGGCGCACTCCGCGTGCTGATCCTCTCCGACGCCGGCCGCGGCCGCAACGGCGTGGGGGTGTACTACGACGACCTCTCCGAGCAGCTGCGCGAGCGGGTCGGCGCCGTGACGCTGGAGGCGCCGCCGGGCGACCTCGAGGCGGCCTTCGAGGGGCGTCGCTTCCGCATGCCGGGCGACCCCACGCAGGCGCTGCACCTGCCGAAGGTGCGACCCGTCTGGCGGCGGTTGAAGGCGTGGCAGCCGGATGTGATCGTGGCCGCCACCCCCTGGGTGTTCGGGATCATGGCCCTCCCCCTCGCCCGCGCGACCGGCGCCGCGCTCTGCGTGGGCTACCACACCCAGTTCGACCGCATCGCCGACCTCTACTGGAACGGCCTCGTCACTCGCTTCGCGCGCCCGCTCTTCCACTTCTGGGACCGGGTGCTCTTTCGCTTCGCCGACCGCGTGCTCGTGCACAACCGCGAGCTGATCGACGACGCGCGCGACGGCGGCGCCCGCGCGGTGACCCTGATGGGCACCCCGGCCGCTTCGCGATTCCTCGCCGAGCCCGCACCGGCGGCACCCGACCGGATCGACTCGCTCGTGTTCGTGGGGCGGCTGGCTCCCGAGAAGCGCGTCGACCAGGTGATCGAGGCCGCGCGGAGTCACCCCACGCTGGCGGTGCACGTGATCGGCGACGGACCGCTCGAGGGCACCGTGCGCGAGGCCGCTGCGCAACTGCCCAATCTGACCGCGCACGGCTGGGTGGACCGCCCGCGGGTGCTCGAGCTTCTCGACGGGGCCGACGCGCTGGTGCTCCCCTCCCGCTTCGAGACCTTCGGGACCGCAGCGTACGAGGCCATGCTGCGGCGACGCGCCGTGCTCGTCTCGCCCGGGTGCGGCCTGATTCACTGGCCGGAGCTGCGTCCCGGGGTGTTCGTGATGGGCGAGGACGAGCCGGTGTCCGACGCGATCGGTCGGCTGCGGACGGCACCCGAGCTCGCCGCAGTGGCCGAGGCCGGGTGTGCCGCCGCGCGCACGCTGAACGAGCGGACGCTCGACCACTGGGTGTCCGTGCTGGTCGACACCGTGCATGCCCGCGCGAGGGGCTGA
- a CDS encoding amidohydrolase family protein, producing MFRHLSLLLLACGLAAPAAPQSLALRNATVVDVTDGTLLPGRTVLIDGPRIAAIGPADALPVPPGTTVVEAEGAFVIPGLWDMHVHTFNNNSLQPPNTWTLPLYLANGVTGVRDMWVKPGAQAEQVRAWQQELDAGSFVGPRFGAIGTLVDGPPPIQKSDTVSTAAEAAAFVATLAEGGIDFVKSYSRLSPEAYHGLVAAARAAGIEVAGHGPNSLSTFEVAEAGQRSIEHLTGVHETCSSQEQALRAEGVQAFDEPGRVVSTFDPAKCASLYARLAEREVWQVPTLITNRVWTADARIEDLLLDEGRLYTPTWEAAEWGWVESFLAWTPPDDRAAYEALYRLEQRIVGEMHAAGVPILAGTDFGNPYIYPGFSLLDELGELVESGLSPLAALQAATLDPARYLDRTDDLGTVSEGRLADLVLLDANPLDDIEHVRQIRAVVMNGRLFTSDDLARMKQEVLVGHYREALAQPAPLGVQPLDEAAAERLVGAYRDVDTGNEAEVVLDGGELRATFGDWVDALEPLGGSLFRVTGTNVVYLFQPEPEGPARGFEINDGDTVMVFERIR from the coding sequence ATGTTTCGCCACCTCTCGTTGCTCCTCCTCGCCTGCGGGCTCGCCGCGCCCGCCGCGCCGCAGTCCCTCGCCCTCCGCAACGCGACCGTCGTCGACGTGACCGACGGCACGCTGCTGCCCGGCCGGACGGTGCTCATCGACGGCCCCCGCATCGCCGCCATCGGGCCGGCCGATGCGCTCCCGGTGCCGCCGGGCACGACCGTGGTGGAGGCCGAGGGCGCGTTCGTGATCCCCGGCCTGTGGGACATGCACGTCCACACCTTCAACAACAACAGCCTGCAGCCGCCCAACACCTGGACCCTGCCGCTCTACCTGGCGAACGGCGTGACGGGCGTGCGCGACATGTGGGTGAAACCGGGGGCGCAGGCCGAGCAGGTGCGCGCCTGGCAACAGGAGCTCGACGCGGGGTCGTTCGTGGGACCGCGCTTCGGAGCGATCGGCACCCTGGTCGATGGTCCCCCGCCGATCCAGAAGTCCGACACGGTGTCCACCGCCGCCGAGGCCGCAGCCTTCGTGGCCACCCTCGCGGAAGGCGGCATCGATTTCGTGAAGAGCTACAGCCGGCTCTCGCCCGAGGCGTACCACGGTCTGGTGGCGGCGGCGCGGGCGGCGGGGATCGAGGTGGCGGGCCACGGCCCCAACTCGCTGTCCACCTTCGAGGTCGCCGAGGCCGGGCAGCGCAGCATCGAGCACCTCACCGGGGTGCACGAGACCTGCTCGTCTCAGGAGCAGGCCCTTCGCGCGGAGGGGGTGCAGGCCTTCGACGAGCCGGGGCGCGTCGTCTCCACCTTCGATCCGGCGAAGTGCGCGTCGCTGTACGCGCGGCTGGCCGAGCGCGAGGTCTGGCAGGTGCCCACGCTGATCACCAATCGCGTCTGGACCGCCGACGCCCGCATCGAAGACCTCCTTCTCGACGAGGGACGGCTCTACACCCCCACCTGGGAAGCCGCGGAGTGGGGATGGGTGGAGAGCTTCCTCGCCTGGACGCCTCCCGACGACCGGGCGGCGTACGAGGCGCTCTACCGCCTGGAGCAGCGCATCGTCGGCGAGATGCATGCAGCGGGCGTACCGATCCTGGCCGGCACCGACTTCGGCAATCCGTATATCTATCCGGGGTTCAGTCTGCTCGACGAACTCGGCGAGCTGGTGGAGTCGGGCCTCTCGCCGCTTGCGGCGCTGCAGGCGGCCACCCTCGACCCGGCCCGCTACCTCGATCGCACCGACGACCTGGGCACCGTGTCCGAGGGCCGGCTGGCCGATCTCGTGCTGCTCGACGCCAACCCCCTCGACGACATCGAGCACGTGCGGCAGATCCGCGCCGTGGTCATGAACGGCCGGCTGTTCACCAGCGACGATCTCGCCCGCATGAAGCAGGAGGTGCTGGTGGGTCACTACCGCGAGGCCCTCGCGCAGCCCGCGCCCCTCGGCGTGCAGCCCCTCGACGAGGCGGCGGCCGAGCGGCTGGTGGGAGCGTACCGGGACGTCGACACCGGCAACGAGGCGGAGGTGGTGCTGGACGGCGGCGAACTGCGGGCCACCTTCGGCGACTGGGTCGACGCGCTCGAGCCGCTCGGCGGATCGCTCTTCCGCGTGACGGGCACGAACGTGGTCTACCTCTTCCAGCCCGAGCCCGAGGGCCCGGCGCGAGGCTTCGAGATCAACGACGGCGACACGGTGATGGTGTTCGAGCGGATTCGCTGA
- a CDS encoding helix-turn-helix transcriptional regulator — protein MTDRTALGEFEHHVLLAVLRLGNEAFTAPIVEELESRTGRSVAPAAVYIALRRLEKRGLVASDLRTDDSAGSKRERRFVQVTEAAIRQLREARTDFHSLWDGLDALGEAQS, from the coding sequence ATGACCGATCGGACCGCGCTCGGCGAATTCGAGCACCACGTGCTGCTCGCCGTGCTGCGGCTGGGCAACGAGGCGTTCACCGCTCCGATCGTGGAGGAGCTGGAGTCGCGAACGGGCCGCTCGGTGGCGCCGGCGGCCGTCTACATCGCCCTGCGCCGGCTGGAGAAGCGGGGTCTCGTGGCGTCCGACCTGCGCACCGACGATTCCGCGGGCTCGAAGCGGGAGCGGCGGTTCGTGCAGGTTACCGAGGCCGCCATCCGCCAGCTGCGGGAGGCCCGAACCGACTTCCACAGCCTGTGGGACGGACTCGATGCGCTCGGGGAGGCGCAGTCGTGA
- a CDS encoding sulfotransferase has protein sequence MSKPPSLFGGLATLLGAALRAPFAGPASPLRWLALLLFLPPFVALQVVHWVALALDDLLFPAYRRVEVREPLFVLGLPRSGTTTLHRILARDEERFTTLRLWQLLFAPAIVERKALAALGAVDRAIGSPALRTLRWIERRLTSWMDEVHPISLDEPEEDYLFFLPLFAAFILVLVAPRDPRLWRISRADRSPAEADRLVAFYRRCVQRHLYLEGGDRRLLSKNPSFTPFIEALDRAFPDARFIGCVRAPSKVVASQLSSLADGARLMGWRVEAPEHRDRIVAMLVFYARHLVETFDALPSDRRDTVILAQWARDVPTGVSELYRRFGWTVSPTYAEALDDEGQRSRSHRSRHRYALADFGLDDAEVDPLFAALLNRMESA, from the coding sequence GTGAGCAAGCCACCTTCGCTCTTCGGGGGACTCGCCACGCTGCTCGGCGCCGCCCTCCGCGCGCCCTTCGCCGGCCCGGCGTCCCCGCTGCGCTGGCTCGCGCTGCTGCTCTTCCTGCCCCCGTTCGTGGCGCTGCAGGTCGTACACTGGGTCGCGCTCGCGCTGGACGACCTGCTCTTTCCCGCGTACCGCCGGGTGGAGGTGCGCGAGCCGCTGTTCGTGCTCGGACTGCCCCGAAGCGGCACGACCACCCTGCACCGGATCCTCGCGCGCGACGAGGAGCGCTTCACCACCCTGCGGCTGTGGCAGCTGCTCTTCGCACCGGCGATCGTCGAGCGGAAGGCGCTGGCCGCACTCGGCGCCGTGGACCGAGCGATCGGATCGCCGGCGCTGCGCACCCTGCGGTGGATCGAGCGGCGGCTCACGAGTTGGATGGACGAGGTGCACCCGATCTCACTCGACGAGCCCGAGGAGGACTACCTCTTCTTCCTGCCCCTCTTCGCCGCCTTCATCCTCGTGCTCGTGGCTCCCCGCGATCCGCGGCTGTGGCGGATCTCGCGGGCCGATCGGTCGCCCGCCGAAGCCGATCGGCTGGTGGCCTTCTACCGGCGGTGCGTGCAGCGGCACCTCTATCTCGAGGGGGGCGATCGGCGACTGCTCAGCAAGAACCCCTCGTTCACCCCCTTCATCGAGGCGCTCGACCGCGCCTTTCCCGACGCGCGCTTCATCGGGTGCGTGCGGGCGCCCTCGAAGGTGGTGGCCTCGCAGCTGTCGTCGCTGGCCGACGGGGCACGCCTGATGGGGTGGCGGGTGGAGGCGCCCGAGCACCGTGACCGGATCGTCGCCATGTTGGTCTTCTACGCGCGGCATCTCGTGGAGACGTTCGATGCACTGCCCTCCGATCGGCGCGATACCGTGATTCTGGCCCAGTGGGCCCGCGATGTGCCGACGGGCGTGTCGGAGCTCTACCGACGGTTCGGATGGACCGTGTCGCCCACCTACGCGGAGGCGCTGGATGACGAGGGACAACGGAGTCGCAGCCATCGCAGTCGGCACCGCTATGCTCTCGCCGACTTCGGGCTCGACGACGCCGAGGTGGACCCGCTCTTCGCCGCGCTCCTGAACCGGATGGAGTCGGCGTGA
- a CDS encoding LysE family transporter, which translates to MTAALLAGLILGLMAGLAPGPYTTMVAATALERGFRAALPLALAPLVTDVVPLIATALLLTSLSPRAITWMGLLGGAVLVLIGLRLSMRYRGLAESPSDDLHAPATVRFTDVVAGTLLSPAPWLFWIGVGTPIFVRHWRADGQEGAAFLLVLFAANIGSATTLAWAASHGRRVLAPFWRQRMLRFMGVGLILAGLFLVWQGVTGETMQVDPAMVQELLGQPEEGG; encoded by the coding sequence ATGACGGCAGCGCTTCTGGCGGGGCTGATTCTCGGTCTGATGGCGGGGCTCGCCCCGGGACCGTACACCACCATGGTCGCGGCCACCGCGTTGGAGCGGGGGTTCCGCGCGGCGCTGCCGCTGGCCCTGGCGCCGCTGGTGACCGACGTGGTGCCGCTGATCGCCACCGCGCTGCTGCTCACCTCCCTGTCGCCCCGGGCGATCACCTGGATGGGGCTGCTCGGAGGGGCCGTGCTCGTGCTGATCGGTCTTCGGTTGTCGATGCGGTACCGCGGCCTCGCGGAGTCCCCCTCCGACGACCTTCACGCCCCGGCCACCGTGCGGTTCACCGACGTGGTCGCCGGCACCCTTCTCTCGCCCGCCCCCTGGCTGTTCTGGATCGGCGTCGGCACCCCGATCTTCGTGCGTCACTGGCGGGCGGACGGGCAGGAGGGCGCGGCCTTTCTGCTCGTGCTCTTCGCGGCCAACATCGGCTCGGCCACGACTCTCGCCTGGGCCGCCTCGCACGGGCGACGGGTGCTCGCCCCCTTCTGGCGCCAGCGCATGCTGCGGTTCATGGGCGTGGGCCTGATCCTCGCCGGGCTCTTTCTCGTCTGGCAGGGTGTGACGGGTGAGACGATGCAGGTGGATCCGGCGATGGTTCAGGAGCTGCTCGGGCAGCCGGAGGAGGGGGGGTGA